One Pieris brassicae chromosome 11, ilPieBrab1.1, whole genome shotgun sequence DNA window includes the following coding sequences:
- the LOC123715909 gene encoding zinc finger FYVE domain-containing protein 26 homolog isoform X2 encodes MKEDEFKYMLYLLDNPTPEIYEELTQVFFDIKASKPIQPLSQEIFNFFKQNLKNNPVTTSEILRFYQNYVDAEDLKKINALYIDILKSEVDENSPDKLITVLSLTKCNNDFLSQYTNEILNCIAGDVFKQHRKQILISLVPQEKPQLIHSLTDLIHKNDSHKAFKLTAEYMIELCYEEKVHWLLKAAEIYKQQLHDMKTVTFQINNFTKQLLIMVLIDLTNCPETYDLISLVNQLSNIFSILDTYTTADKQLQFYLTEVKRELTLIKFCLENNCKITTTSVLNQILAQSALTVISQVCRLSKMDRYKVSRLLNMNNDFILELKALSHKHDRRNKTSGTNWDISIYNSYCIITKVIDTILDSVEGAENLDEINNCMDDIRRLLSSIQPLHCCIEVIENIFSCLFLRYEYVSCYEHNQDFPCGTHSECSYFYSKKHMKTPKNTKSSSSGFMCNSLITQVILNTLKTCLESLSNRNEVTTCTESNTIARLKRLLDVVNHSIWKMQLVSTLSPDTSPIQMKLCMDYVEVDNSSEDEDSEMDLKLTRKKPKVRRRHTNPKPNSERAMLASTISASDEVCSLKKNTIDFISIMLAKPNSLVTLALYHNDFSKANQILEMFDLSDSEIATEVTFTEQLRHLISKIKNIVCYRDCSRYPTKELSDLSVVSTEVMGLVEGFLAANRAPNSFDIIELGSRHPHLQLYSHHNSPFINAVDILISSGLNREITYGLINVVERKLAEVRSSTDVASVKKVNYIRFVEDIASVTFEIFGNTDKSFNFTDNICELITDCRIPIRHKEFCKLNQLSKELKQCCIDLEEIVNPSESKLDENLLQRYHQIYMNVVATSDKDICNIAEVTRQGIKKTRVPYLRKCYMYTKSVSQLEHENLLNESPSPCDTPYFAVLERHLHNIFGKMLNDKNLPITFLEPICKKLNVNLIPKLILNFCPSISLVGTPKEATEENFNNLLHVVFGFKNPEEKLFVDPIADFAPLPRTPDPQCLTYVVLHNWVLAHIIKRIHTSLNETEMQQSIDDRTKCMNRYMELERFDKTKVLFDENKYLASLHTVIDLDKLFLYLPKLLECGKILQCLKIIDSLSERQLLQSANLNNLRDLILFKLATNSMVNKNWKYCQYLRCPELKVDLVLNNLNYWSAEGALEIVDYLRFMLDKSSVDDDLFQICTDWMAKIPLYEQIASIMGTNHWYAIYEKSIENPENIVEILMDSQQFKLCLDWADIHDVTGHMKNLIIVNLLRQLFEYSNQATPSVVQNLFARLSPPEALELMLAEISKVRNVEMLRVCLDYINSHSNCSKPFENLKIGLQIILEMEANLRHLFWDLIEKPLLMFEQLLMNGKLDILTEILNKISPNLKHDTNGDYLYYNMKTIDSVVISRNAVDSLLRYYAEKALDMKNPRVCPSPPLKPWDDTLLQSIDSINLEGVSRPFVMPEQVPSKEQWLEDFTADRCMLCKISIFSMIIRRHHCRRCGRLVCHACSRNRMQVPTYPSGVKFRVCDDCYIQTMNKKSSTDQDNIITSSNSDSAGSGVTCMDWSLSTNAKKNDAVRDEFSYEFTPNVTLCLSIMKMHTINLDYPRFLLDRSDEIARELSIGSSGDSRWLVRARRSLLLAAAELYSRAPTDKPGARVAETGAAHVARCLSHAEAMATLVHHQAHHLVPHHGAHPSQIVRSLLEAEKWELALEIATKSGIPRSSVLGAWGKACLKAGCFREARRKFTLCFKTTPNVYIDMSEELEYGKEAAEVQFTNRKVHSLRTGERCISTSSTQSEGRARTNPPLLNEIINMLEEMNYPVNQQLLDKAENIKTTNEKLSTMNTSKKILPLTEPALNIMHMLASVKKIKQGDYSDFQTATIQPKKSLNILRRNNTEKFDHQNKRLDPFFYKECVFYLSNYGSHVANIMFYLKHSNLGEVIKYCYENAVDKEVFTESVYMECLKTDKVSEMLKAMSDFDSSLEMWSVRIYNAHMPYVRDEQTSRCAIRVAVR; translated from the exons GGAGATGTATTTAAGCAACAccgaaaacaaattttaattagtttagtGCCACAAGAGAAGCCACAGTTAATTCACAGTTTAACAGACCTTATCCATAAAAATGATTCACATAAAGCATTTAAACTGACAGCTGAATATATGATAGAACTGTGCTATGAAGAAAAAGTACATTGGTTACTAAAAGCTGcagaaatttataaacaacagCTACATGACATGAAAACTGTAACATTTCAAATTAACAACTTTACTAAACAACTACTAATAATGGTGCTTATTGATCTAACAAATTGTCCTGAAACATATGATCTAATATCATTGGTAAATcaattaagtaatatattcTCAATTCTTGATACATACACAACTGCAGATAAACAGCttcaattttatttgactGAAGTTAAGAGAGAGCTGACATTGATAAAATTCTGTTTGgagaataattgtaaaattacgACAACATcagttttaaatcaaattttagcACAAAGTGCACTAACTGTTATATCTCAAGTCTGTCGACTTTCCAAGATGGATAGGTATAAAGTATCAAGATtactaaatatgaataatgattttattttggaGTTAAAAGCCTTAAGCCACAAACATGatagaagaaataaaacaagtgGAACTAATTGggatatatctatttataatagCTACTGTATTATTACCAAAGTTATTGACACAATTTTAGATTCAGTTGAAGGAGCAGAAAATTtagatgaaattaataattgtatggaTGATATTAGGCGACTCCTTTCATCAATACAACCCTTACATTGTTGTATAGAAGTtatagaaaacatattttcctGCTTATTTTTAAGGTATGAATATGTCTCATGTTATGAACATAATCAAGATTTCCCTTGTGGCACTCATTCCGAATGTTCATATTTTTACTCGAAAAAGCACATGAAAACtccaaaaaatacaaaaagttcTAGTTCTGGTTTTATGTGTAACTCTTTAATTActcaagttattttaaatacattgaagACATGCTTGGAAAGTTTATCTAATAGAAATGAAGTAACAACTTGTACTGAATCAAATACTATAGCAAGATTAAAGCGGCTTCTTGATGTGGTTAACCATTCAATATGGAAAATGCAGCTCGTTTCTACTCTATCTCCTGATACAAGTCCCATACAGATGAAGCTATGTATGGACTATGTGGAAGTCGATAACAGTAGTGAAGATGAAGACAGTGAGATGGATTTAAAGTTAACTAGAAAAAAACCAAAGGTGCGACGCCGTCATACCAACCCGAAACCAAATAGTGAAAGAGCTATGCTCGCGTCTACCATTTCAGCTTCAGACGAAG TTTGTAGTCTAAAGAAGAATACAATTGATTTTATATCGATAATGCTTGCAAAACCTAATAGCCTGGTGACTTTAGCACTTTACCATAACGATTTTTCCAAAGCCAATCAAATTTTGGAG ATGTTCGATTTGTCTGACTCTGAAATTGCTACTGAAGTCACATTTACTGAGCAACTCCGGCatcttatttcaaaaattaaaaatatagtttgcTATAGAGACTGCTCGAGATATCCCACTAAAGAATTGTCTGACTTGTCGGTCGTTTCGACGGAAGTTATGGGCCTCGTTGAAGGATTCCTCGCTGCCAATAGAGCCCCTAATTCTTTTGATATTATTGAGTTGGGATCACGCCACCCACACTTACAACTATACAGTCACCACAACTCACCATTCATAAATGCTGTCGACATACTTATAAGCAGTGGCCTAAACAGAGAAATTACGTATGGTCTTATCAATGTTGTCGAAAGAAAACTCGCTGAAGTCAGAAGTAGTACTGATGTTGCATCTGTAAAGaaagttaattatataagattTGTTGAAGATATTGCAAGCGTTACTTTTGAGATATTCGGAAACACAGacaaatcatttaatttcacAGACAATATATGCGAGTTGATAACTGATTGTAGAATTCCCATTAGGCACAAAGAGTTTTGTAAGCTTAACCAACTTTCAAAAGAATTGAAACAATGTTGTATTGATTTAGAAGAAATAGTCAATCCGAGCGAATCCAAATTAGATGAAAATTTACTGCAACGATATCATCAAATTTACATGAACGTTGTCGCTACGTCCGATAAAGACATTTGTAACATCGCAGAGGTCACCCGACAGGGGATCAAAAAAACAAGAGTTCCGTACCTTAGAAAGtgttatatgtatacaaaGTCTGTGTCTCAATTGGAACACGAAAATCTGCTTAATGAATCTCCCTCGCCATGTGATACCCCATATTTTGCAGTGCTGGAACGTCATTTACACAATATCTTCggtaaaatgttaaatgacaAGAACTTGCCTATAACATTTTTGGAGcctatatgtaaaaaattaaatgtcaatTTAATTCCGAAGCTCATCTTGAACTTCTGTCCGTCCATATCCTTAGTGGGTACACCGAAAGAGGCAAcagaagaaaattttaataacctGCTTCACGTCGTATTTGGTTTTAAGAATCCAGAAGAGAAGCTTTTCGTCGATCCTATAGCGGACTTTGCTCCTTTGCCTCGGACCCCAGACCCTCAATGTCTGACGTATGTAGTGTTACATAACTGGGTGCTCGCACATATTATCAAGAGAATACATACATCATTAAATGAAACGGAGATGCAACAAAGTATTGACGATCGAACTAAATGTATGAATAGATACATGGAGCTGGAAAGATTCGATAAGACTAAAGTACTATTTGATGAGAACAAATACCTTGCTTCGTTGCATACTGTGATAGATCTCGACAAACTCTTCTTATATTTGCCAAAATTGTTGGAGTGTGGTAAAATTCTGCAATGTCTGAAGATAATAGACTCGCTGTCGGAACGGCAGCTATTGCAAAGTgcgaatttaaataatttaagagatttaatactatttaaacTAGCAACTAATTCgatggtaaataaaaattggaaGTATTGTCAGTATCTAAGATGTCCGGAGTTAAAGGTTGATTTGGTACTGAACAATCTCAATTATTGGTCTGCTGAAGGTGCCTTAGAAATTGTTGATTATTTAAGGTTCATGTTGGATAAATCGTCCGTTGATgatgatttatttcaaatttgtacagatTGGATGGCTAAAATACCTTTATATGAGCAG ATAGCGTCAATAATGGGAACTAACCATTGGTATGCTATCTATGAAAAATCTATTGAAAACCCGGAGAACATTGTGGAGATCTTAATGGATAGTCAACAG tttaaattatgtttagaCTGGGCTGACATCCATGACGTAACGGGACATATGAAAAATCTAATCATTGTGAACTTGCTACGACAGTTATTCGAATATTCAAATCAAGCGACTCCCTCCGTAGTTCAAAATCTGTTCGCTAGATTATCTCCGCCTGAAGCTTTGGAGCTGATGTTAGCCGAAATTTCAAAAGTCAGGAACGTGGAAATGCTTCGAGTGTGTCTTGATTATATAAATTCCCATTCGAACTGTTCGAAACCTTttgaaaatctaaaaatcGGTCTGCAAATAATTCTGGAAATGGAGGCGAATTTGCGTCACCTATTCTGGGATTTGATTGAGAAACCTTTACTTATGTTCGAGCAATTGCTGATGAATGGCAAACTGGATATTCTGACGGAAATTCTAAACAAGATATCTCCCAACTTGAAGCACGACACGAATGGCGATTACCTCTATTACAATATGAAAACCATTGACTCGGTTGTGATATCACGCAACGCGGTAGATTCTCTGCTAAGGTACTATGCGGAGAAGGCGTTGGATATGAAAAACCCGCGTGTCTGTCCATCTCCACCTTTAAAACCGTGGGACGATACTTTACTACAATCGATTGATTCGATAAACTTGGAGGGTGTGTCGCGGCCATTTGTGATGCCGGAACAGGTGCCTTCAAAGGAACAATGGTTGGAGGATTTTACGGCTGATAGATGCATGTTGTGTAAAATCTCGATTTTCTCAATGATCATACGGCGACATCACTGTAGGAGATGCGGTCGGCTCGTCTGTCACGCGTGTTCTAGGAATAGGATGCAG GTGCCAACATATCCAAGTGGAGTAAAATTCCGTGTATGCGACGACTGCTATATCCAGACTATGAACAAAAAATCTTCAACGGATCAGGATAATATCATTACGAGTAGTAATTCCGACTCAGCTGGTAGTGGAGTCACCTGTATGGACTGGAGTCTATCAACCAACGCTAAAAAGAATGATGCTGTCCGTGATGAGTTCAGCTATGAATTTACACCTAATGTTACTCTATGCTTGTCTATTATGAAGATGCATACTATAAATCTGGATTATCCTAG ATTTCTTCTCGACCGAAGCGACGAAATAGCCCGAGAGCTGTCGATCGGCAGCTCTGGTGATTCGAGATGGCTCGTACGTGCTCGACGCTCGCTGCTACTAGCCGCTGCCGAGTTGTACTCGCGCGCACCTACAGACAAGCC GGGAGCTCGAGTGGCAGAAACAGGGGCGGCTCACGTAGCCCGATGCCTCTCTCACGCAGAAGCCATGGCCACGCTTGTCCACCATCAGGCTCACCACTTGGTGCCGCATCATGGCGCCCATCCCA GCCAAATAGTCCGTTCACTCTTGGAAGCTGAAAAATGGGAGTTGGCCCTGGAAATAGCCACGAAATCTGGTATTCCGCGATCGAGCGTTCTCGGCGCTTGGGGCAAGGCGTGCTTAAAAGCGGGCTGCTTCAGAGAGGCGAGGAGAAAATTCactttgtgttttaaaacCACACCCAACGTTTATATTGATATGTCAGAGGAGCTGGAGTACGGAAAGGAGGCAGCCGAAGTACAGTTTACGAACAGAAAGGTCCATAGTTTGAGGACTGGCGAAAG GTGCATTTCAACATCGAGTACACAATCAGAGGGTCGTGCGCGAACAAACCCACCATTacttaatgaaattattaatatgctTGAAGAGATGAATTATCCAGTGAATCAACAGCTGCTCGACAAAGCTGAGAATATTAAG ACAACAAACGAAAAACTATCGACGATGAATACAAGCAAGAAGATACTTCCATTAACAGAACCGGCTCTAAACATAATGCATATGTTGGCGAGTgttaaaaagataaaacaagGCGATTATAGTGATTTCCAAACGGCCACAATTCAGCCGAAAAAATCTTTGAACATTCTACGACGTAATAATACAGAGAAATTTGATCATCAAAACAAAAGGCTTGACCCATTTTTTTACAAGGAATGcgtgttttatttaagtaattacgGATCTCATGTTGCGAATatcatgttttatttgaaGCATAGTAATTTGGGGGAGGTGATAAAATATTGCTACGAAAATGCAGTTGACAAAGAAGTATTTACCGAATCAGTATATATGGAGTGTTTGAAGACGGATAAAGTTAGTGAAATGTTGAAAGCGATGAGCGATTTTGACAGTAGTCTCGAGATGTGGTCGGTGA GAATATATAATGCACATATGCCGTACGTTAGAGATGAACAAACGTCTCGATGCGCTATACGCGTTGCAGTGCGGTAG